CAGTGACCCTGCGCCTGCGCGACGGCGGCCTGGTCGGCCTGGGCGCCAAGGGCGACACGCTCGACGTCCTGCGCAGCGGCGCCTCGGTCAACCTCGGCTCGGTCAACTTGAACAACGACTACATCAAGGGGGGCAAGACCGCCCAGTTCAACGCCACCATGACGATGTCGACCGCCACGGTGAACGGCACGACCTCCTCGGTCGTCACGATCACCCTCGGTGCGCTCGCGAGCGGCGGCGGACTGCGCACCCCTGGGGGCACGGGAAACATGGTGTGGACCCCGTCCGCGAGCGTCACCGACCTGGGTGGACAGACATCGTCGGCCGCGCCCACCACCGAGCTCGGCACCGCCGACCGGGACTTCTGATGGGCGGCCCTATGCTCGCTGAGGTGATCCCCCAGCTCCTCGTCGTCGAGGACGACGACGGCATCGCCGTCCCGCTCGTCCGCACGCTCGAGCGGGAGGGGTACGCCGTCGAGCGGGTCGCGACCGGGTCCGCCGGCCTGGAGCGCGCCTCCCGGGGTGACCTCGACCTCGTCGTGCTCGACCTGGGGCTGCCCGACCTGGACGGCCTCGACGTCTGCCGCCAGCTGCGCAGCGACGGCTTCCCCGGCGGCATCCTCATCCTCACCGCCCGGGGCGGGGAGCTCGACCGGGTGGTCGGGCTCGACGTGGGCGCCGACGACTACCTCGGCAAGCCCTTCGCCCTCGCCGAGCTCCTCGCGCGGACGCGGGCCCTGCTGCGCCGGGCCCACCGGGTGCCGCCCGCGGATGCCGGGGAGCAGGCCGTGCCCGCGGCGCCGGCCGATGGGCTCCGGGTCGACCCCCAGGCCCGCCGGGTCTGGGTCGAGGACCGCGAGGTCGGGCTGACCTCCAAGGAGTTCGACCTGCTCGCCCTGCTCGACTCCGAGCGCGGCGCGGTCCTCACCCGCGAGCGGCTCATGGACGAGGTCTGGGACGAGAACTGGTTCGGCTCCACCAAGACCCTCGACGTGACGATGGGTCGCCTGCGGCAGAAGCTGCAGGAGAGCGCCGCGCCCGTCCAGATCGTCACCGTCCGCGGGGTCGGCTTCCGGCTCGAAGCAGGCTGAGGTGCGCCGGCGGCTCGTCGCGGCGTTCGTGGGCCTGACCGTCCTGGTCGTGGCCCTCTACGGCATCCCGCGGGCCTTCCTCCTCTCCGACCTCGTGCGCATAGACGAGCAGGCCCGCGTCGACCGCACCGCCGACGTGCTGGCCCTGCTGCTCGACGAGCGCCTCGCCGACGGGCGGGGCGTCACCGCGGACTACCTCGACTCGGTCGCCGCTCCGGGCGAGGGGCTGCGCGTCTCGGGGGTCCCGGACGGCCCCGTCCGCACCTCGACGGTGCTCGGTGACCCCGACGGCTCGATCCAGGCGAGCCGACCCCTGGCCGGCGGCGGCCGAGTCACGGTCACCCGGTCCGGCGAGGCGGTGGCCGAGGAGCTCGCCGAGGCACTGCTGCCGCTGGCCCTCCTCGGCCTGCTGCTCGCGGCCCTGGCCGCCCTCGCCAGCTTCCTGCTGGCCGAGCGCCTCGCGCGGCCGTTCCGTGAGCTCGCCGGCACCGCTCGCAGGCTCGGCGAGGGTCGGCTGCACCCCGACGTGCCGACGTACGACGTCCCCGAGGCCGACGCGATCGGGCGCGCCCTGGTCGAGGCCGGCCGGCGCCTGGACCTGCTGCTCGCCCAGGAGCGTCGGGTGGCCGTCCACGCCTCCCACGAGCTGCGGACGCCGCTGACCGCGCTGCGGCTGGAGCTGGAGGACCTCGCGCTCGGTCCCGACGTGTCCCCCGCCGTGACCCAGGGCCTGCACCACGGGGTCGCCGAGCTCGACCGGCTCTCGGCGGCCGTCACCGACCTGCTCGAGCTCGCCGACTCGCACCGCGCCGCGACCGAGGCCGACGTCGACCTCGAGACCCTCGTCGCCGAGGCGGTCGCCCGGAGGCGTGCGGAGGGCGTGCCGGTCGCCCACGAGCCGTCGCAGCCCGCTCCCACGCGGTTCGACCCGCTGCCCGTCCTCCAGGCCCTCGACCTGCTGGTGGAGGAGGCGCTGGCCGCAGGGGCGCGGGAGGCGACGGTGTCGGTGTCCGCGCGGCCCACGCACCTCGAGCTCCGGGTGAGCGGGGCGGCCCGGGCGGGCGACGGCACCGGGGGCGCCCCGGAACGCCTCACTCGGGCGGGTGAGCTGGCGGCCACTGCCGGGGGCCAGGTGGCCCGCGACGGCACGACCCTCGTCCTGCGCCTGCCCCGACGCGCCCCCCTGGGCTCGCGCGATTCGGCACAATAAGGACAGGCCCGCACCGCGGGCCACGCGCCGGGTGATCGACCGACAGGAGCACCACGACCGTGCAGACGGATCCCCAGACCGCTGACGCCGCGATCGAGGAGTACGCCGTCCTCGGCGGACCCACCGACGAGGCCCTCCAGAGCGTCGTCGAGCTCGCCGCCCTGGTGTGCGACGTCCCGCACGCCGCGATCAACCTGATCACGCGCGACCACCAGCACCAGGTGGCGGCGGTCGGCATCGACCCGTCGGTGTGCGCACGCGAGGACTCGATGTGCGCCGCGGTGCTCCACGAGCCGGCCCCGGTGGTGACCCCCGATGCCCGCCAGGACTCCCGGTTCGCCACCAACCCGTTCGTGACCGGCGAGATCGGCACCGTCCGCTTCTACGCCTCGGCCCCGCTGGTGACCCCCGGCGGCGAGGCCATCGGCAGGCTCTGCGTCTTCGACGACCTGCCCCACGACCTGACCGCGCAGCGCGCGCACATGCTCGCCGAGCTCGCGCGACGCGTCGTGGACGTCCTCGAGCTGCGGCTGCGGACGCGCCAGCTCGAGCAGTCCCGCGACGAGCTCCGCCGGTCCAACGAGCTGCTGTCGCTCTTCGCCGGCCAGGTCAGCCACGACCTGCGCTCACCGCTCACCGCGATCATGGCCAACGCCGAGCTGCTCACCTTGGAGCCCGTCGTGCAGGAGGACGAGGGCGTCGCCGCGCTGGCCGACGCGACCCTCGCTGCGGGGCGCCGGATGGCCGCGATGATCCAGGCCATCCTCGACTTCACCGTGGTGGGGGCACGTCTCGACATGACCGACCTCGACCTCGGCGACCTGCTCACCGACGTCCTGACCGACCTCGACCCGATCGTGGAGGAGCGTCGCGCGCGGGTCTCCAGCGGCGAGCTCCCCCAGGTGCGGGGGGACCGCCAGCAGCTCTACGCCGTGCTGCTCAACCTGGTCTCCAACGCGGTGAAGTTCACCCCCGCCACCACCAGGCCCGTCGTCGAGGTCCGGGCGGTCCGCGAGGACGGCCGGTGGCGGATCGAGGTCAGCGACAACGGCCGGGGCATCCCCGCCGAGCAGCGCGAGGGCCTGTTCGACCTCTACAGCAGGGGTGCCGGTTCCGGCGGCGTCGAGGGGACCGGCATCGGGCTGGCCACAGCGCGGCGGGCCGTCGAGGCGCACGGTGGCAGCATCGGGATCGAGGACGCGCCGGGCGGCGGGACGACCGTCTGGTTCACCGTCCCGGACTGATCCCGACCTTTTTCCTCCGGACCTGTCGTAGCCGGGCCGTCCCGTTCGTGGAGCAGATGACCCGACAGGATGGGCCCGGGCAACCGGCGCCCCGCAACGCTCAGGAGAACCTCATGCCGCAGTACCTGCTGTCCGTCAGCCACCCCGCCGACTTCGACCCGAGCTCGGTCGCCGAGGAGGACATGCAGCGCATGTTCGCCCAGGTCGGCGCCTTCAACGACGAGCTCCGCTCCTCCGGCTCGTGGGTCTTCGCCGGCGGCCTCATGCCCGTCAGCGACGCCACCTGCGTCGACGCCACCGGCCCCGAGCCCGTCGTCACCGACGGCCCCTTCGTCGAGGCCAAGGAGTACCTCGGCGGCTTCTGGGTCATCGAGGCCGCCGACCTCGACGCCGCCCTCGCGATCGCCACCAAGGGCTCGGCCGCCTGCGAGGGCAAGGTCGAGGTGCGGCCCTTCCAGGGCGAGTGAGCCACCCCCTCCCGCCCGACGAGCCGGCCGGCCGGCCCGACGACCCGGCCGGGCCCGCGCGCGCGACCGTCGAGGCCGTCGTACGCCGTGAGCACGGGCGGGTGCTGGCGGGACTCGTCCGTCGCTTCGGCGACATCGACCTGGCCGAGGACGCCCTCGGCGAGGCCCTGGTGACCGCGCTCGAGCGCTGGCCGGCCGACGGCGTCCCACCCAACCCCGCCGGCTGGCTCACCACCACCGCCGCCCGCAAGGCGCTGGACCGGCTGCGACGGGAGAGCCGCCGCGGTGACAAGCACGCGGAGGCAGCGATGCTGCACGACCCCACGCCACCGGACCCGACCGGCCCGGTCACCGACGACCGCCTGCGGCTGATCTTCACCTGCTGCCACCCGGCGCTCGCCGAGGAGAACCGCGTCGCGCTCACCCTGCGGCTGCTCGGCGGGCTCACCGTCGCCGAGATCGCGCACGCCTTCCTGGTGCCCGAGACGACGATGGCCCAGCGGATCACCCGCGCGAAGCAGAAGATCCGCAACGCCCACATCCCCTACGCGGTGCCCGCCGCGGAGGACGTCCCGCGCCGGCTCACCACGGTGCTCGCCGTTCTCTACCTGGTGTTCAACGAGGGCTACCTCGCCTCGGGGCCCGACGCCGACCCGGTGCGCGAGGACCTGTGCGCCGAGGCGATCCGCCTGACCCGCCAGGTGCGCGAGGTGGTCGCCCCCCTCGGTCCGCAGCCCGAGGTCGACGGGCTGCTCGCCCTCATGCTGCTGATCGAGGCACGGCGGCCCGCCCGGCTCCGCGACGGCGTGCTGGTCACCCTCGACGAGCAGGACCGCTCCCGGTGGGACCGGGCGCTGGTCGAGGAGGGGCACACCCTGGTCCGCGGCTGCCTCGCCGTCGGCCGGCCCGGTCCCTACCAGCTCCAGGCCGCGGTCAACGCGGTGCACACCGACGCCCCCGCGGCCGCGGACACCGACTGGTCGCAGGTCGTCGCGCTCTACGACCACCTCATGCGCCTGGCCCCGAGCCCGGTCGTCGCCCTCAACCGCGCGGTCGCGGTCGCCGAGCTCGACGGGCCGGAGGTCGCTCTGGCGCAGGTCGACCGGCTCGGCCTCACGTCGTACCACGCCTGGCACGCCACCCGCGCCGACCTCCTGCGCCGCCTCGGCCGCGTCCCCGACGCCCTCGCGGCGTACGACGAGGCCCTCCGGACCGCCGGCAACTCCGCGGAGCGCACCTGGCTGGAGAGGCGGCGGGGTGCAGTTTCACTAGGTACCTAGTGACGTTGGCACTTCCCGAGCGAAGTTTCGCTCGGGGGGTGACAAGTTCACTAGGTACCTAGTGAAACCATCGCGCTCTTCCAGAGGCTGGGGGGCGTGCGTGGCAGACTGCCCGCATGGCTGACAAGGACACCGAGGGCCCTGACGAGTCGTCGCTGGAGCTCCCGTCGCTGTTCGGCAGGAAGAAGAAGCCCAAGCGGGACAGGTCGGCCCCCGCCCCGGCGCGTGGGTCGTCGCGTACGCCGGCCGCCGAGGACACCGCGGTCGTCGAGCCGGTGCGTGAGCCGGTGACCGAGCCGGTGACCGAGCCGGTGGCCGAGCCGGTGAGCGAGCCGACCACCGTCGTCGAGCCCGTGACCGAGCCGGTGCGCGAGCCCGAGCCCCCTACCCAGCAGATCCCCCCGGCCGCTCCGGCCCCGGTCCGGCAGGAGGAGCCGAGCCGAGGGTCCGCACCGGCGGCCGACCCGGCGCCGGCCGGCGCCCGCAAGGCCCCGGCCAGAGCCGCCCGTCGCGCGAGGCCGGCGCGCTCCCTCCCGCCGCTCGCCGCGTCGGTGGCCGCGCTCGTGGTCGGCGCCCTCGTCGGCCTGCTCGGGGTGGGCCTCACGATCGGGTCGCTCAAGGCCTGCGACGCCATCACCGGCACCGACTCGTGCGGGGGCCCGGGTCTGCTCGTCGTCCTCGCCGTCGTGATCGTGATGGTGATGGCCGGCAGCGCCCTGCTCCGCGCGTTCGGCGTGAGCGAGCCCGGCGGCCTGAGCTTCCTCGGGGTCGCGATCTTCGTCGCGATCTGCCTGGTCTTCCTGCTCGAGCAGCTGCTCGAGCCGTGGATGATCGTCGTCGGCCCGGCGCTGTGCGCGCTGGGCTACGGCACGGCCCACTGGGTGGTCAACCGGTTCAACACCGAGCTCCTCGCCGAGGACGGCCCGGAGGCCCACGACATCCGCTGAGCCCGAGCTCAGCGCGAGGCGGCGACCAGCTCGGCGATCTGCACGGTGTTGAGCGCCGCGCCCTTGCGCAGGTTGTCGTTGCTGACGAAGAGCACCAGGCCCCGCTCGCCCTCGACGCTCTGGTCCTGCCGCACGCGTCCGACGTACGACGGGTCGTTGCCCGCCGCCACCAGCGGCGTCGGGACCTCGCTCACCACGACCCCCGGGGCGTCGGCGAGCAGCTCGAGCGCCCGCTTGGCCGGCAGGGCCGAGGCGAACTCGGCGTTGATCGACAGGGAGTGGCCGGTGAAGACCGGGACGCGGACACAGGTGCCGGAGACGCGCAGGTCGGGGATCTCGAGGATCTTGCGCGACTCGTTGCGCAGCTTCTGCTCCTCGTCGGTCTCGTTGGACCCGTCGTCGACGACCGAGCCGGCCATCGGCAGGACGTTGAACGCGATCGGCGCGACGTACTTCGAGGGCGCCGGCAGGGTGACCGACGAGCCGTCGTAGGCCAGGGGGCGCGGGTCGTCCACGGCGGCGAGCTGGCCCGCGAGCTCCTCGACGCCGGCGATGCCGGAGCCGGAGACGGCCTGGTAGGTGCTGGCGACCAGGCGGACCAGGCCGGCCTCGTCGTGCAGCGGCTTGAGCACCGGCATCGCGGCCATCGTCGTGCAGTTGGGGTTGGCGATGATGCCCTTGACCGCCTGCGAGATCGCGTGGGGGTTGACCTCGCTGACCACCAGCGGGACCTCGGGGTCCTTGCGCCAGGCCGAGGAGTTGTCGACGACGAGGACCCCGGCCGCCGCGAAGCGGGGCGCCTGGGCGCGCGAGGCGGTGGCACCGGCCGAGAACAGCGCGATGTCCAGCCCGGCCGGGTCGGCGGTCTCGGTGTCCTCGACGACGACCTCGCGGTCGCCCCAGGCCAGCGTCCTGCCCGCCGAGCGGGAGGAGGCGAAGAACCGCAGCTGGTCCACGGCGAAGCCGCGCTCGAGCAGGATGTCGCGCATCGCGACGCCGACCTGACCGGTGGCGCCGACGATGCCGACGTTGAGCGGACGGCTCATCGACCGGTCCCCCCGTAGACGACGGCCTCGACCTGGTCGGAGTCGAGGTCGAAGGCGGCGTGGGCGGCGCGCACGGCGTCGTCGACCTGGAGCTCGTCGACGACCACCGAGATGCGGATCTCGGAGGTCGAGATCATCTGGATGTTGACGCCGGCCGCGGCGAGCGCGGAGAAGAACTTCGCGGTCACGCCCGGGTGGGAGCGCATCCCGGCCCCGATGAGGGAGACCTTGCCGATCTGGTCGTCGTAGAGCAGGGAGGCGAAGCCGACCTCCTCCTTGATCCGGTCGAGCGCGGTCATGGCCGTGCCGCCGTCGGCCCGCGGCAGGCTGAAGGAGATGTCGGTCAGGTTGGTCGCGGCGGCGGAGATGTTCTGCACGATCATGTCGAGGTTGATGCCGGCCCCGGCCAGCGCCTCGAAGATGCGGGCCGCCTCGCCGATCTTGTCGGGCACGCCGACCACCGTGATCTTGGCCTCGGAGCGGTCGTGCGCGACGCCGGCGATGATGGCCTGTTCCATGGTGCTGCTCTCTCCAGTCGGGGCCGCGGGCGCGGTCGGGGGCGTGTTGCTGATCCAAGTGCCGGTCAGCTTGCTGAACGACGAGCGCACGTGGATCGGGATGTCGTAGCGGCGGGCGTACTCCACGCATCGCAGGTGCAGGATCTTGGCGCCGCAGGCAGCCATCTCGAGCATCTCCTCGTAGGAGACGTGCTCGCGCCGCTGGGCGCTGGGGACGATGCGCGGGTCGGCGGTGAACACGCCGTCGACGTCGGTGTAGATCTCGCAGCAGTCGGCGCGCAGCGCCGCGGCCAGCGCGACCGCGGTCGTGTCCGAGCCGCCCCGACCCAGCGTGGTGATGTCCTTGGTGTCCTGGCTGACGCCCTGGAAGCCCGCCACGATCGCGATCGCGCCCTCGCCGAGGGCCTTCTGGATGCGGCCCGGGGTGACGTCGATGATCTTGGCCTTGCCGTGGGAGCTGTCGGTGATGACGCCCGCCTGGCTGCCGGTGAAGGACCGCGCCTCGTGACCGAGGTTGCCCACCGCCATGGCGAGCAGGGCCATCGAGATGCGCTCGCCCGCGGTGAGCAGCATGTCGAGCTCGCGCGGCGGCGGCATCGGGGAGACCTGCTGGGCCAGGTCGATCAGCTCGTCGGTCGTGTCGCCCATCGCGGAGACGACGACGACGACGTCGTGGCCGGCCCGCTTGGCGTCGACGATGCGCTGCGCGACGCGCTTGACCCCTTCGGCATCAGCAACGGAGGACCCCCCGTACTTCTGCACGACAACACCCACGACACCCTCGATTCCCTGGTCTGCGACGCGCCGATCCTACCTGCGGTGCACGCGCCCACCGAACCGATATCGGCGTACGACGTCCCGCCCGGACGGCGCCCACGTCACAGATCTTGCGGGGAGGAGAGCCAGGTCACGCCCCGGGCCGGAAGATCTTCGCCCCGAGGGGTCAGTCGCGCTCGAGGATCTCCAGCGCCTCGATGACCGCGTCGTCGTCGGAGCCCAGGTCGGTGTCGAGACGGTCGTGGGCCACGACCGCCTGCAGCGCCCGCAGGACCGCGATCGCCTCGGAGCCCCACGACACGTGGTAGGACAGCTGCCACCACCACAGCGCCTCGGTGACCCGCCCGCTGCGGTAGTGCCGCAGGCCGTGGGCGATCGCCGTGGCGATCGAGGTCAGCTCGTCCGACAGCAGGGTCGGCACGACCTCGGGGGTCTCGGCGTAGGGGTCGAAGACCACGGTGAAGGCGTCGAAGTCCTCGAACAGCACCCCGAGCCGGTGACGCATGGCGTCGAGGTCGGGGTCGGGCCCGGCGTCGGGCTCGTACTCCTCCTGCAGCTCGAAGTCGACCTGCATGCCGAGCCGGGCGCCGGCCAGCAGCAGCTGACTGGTCTCCAGCAGCATGAGGGGGACCGCAGAGCCGCCCTCCTCGCCGCGCGAGACGGCCTGGACCGCGATC
This genomic window from Nocardioides marmoribigeumensis contains:
- a CDS encoding aspartate-semialdehyde dehydrogenase; the protein is MSRPLNVGIVGATGQVGVAMRDILLERGFAVDQLRFFASSRSAGRTLAWGDREVVVEDTETADPAGLDIALFSAGATASRAQAPRFAAAGVLVVDNSSAWRKDPEVPLVVSEVNPHAISQAVKGIIANPNCTTMAAMPVLKPLHDEAGLVRLVASTYQAVSGSGIAGVEELAGQLAAVDDPRPLAYDGSSVTLPAPSKYVAPIAFNVLPMAGSVVDDGSNETDEEQKLRNESRKILEIPDLRVSGTCVRVPVFTGHSLSINAEFASALPAKRALELLADAPGVVVSEVPTPLVAAGNDPSYVGRVRQDQSVEGERGLVLFVSNDNLRKGAALNTVQIAELVAASR
- a CDS encoding RNA polymerase sigma factor, whose protein sequence is MSHPLPPDEPAGRPDDPAGPARATVEAVVRREHGRVLAGLVRRFGDIDLAEDALGEALVTALERWPADGVPPNPAGWLTTTAARKALDRLRRESRRGDKHAEAAMLHDPTPPDPTGPVTDDRLRLIFTCCHPALAEENRVALTLRLLGGLTVAEIAHAFLVPETTMAQRITRAKQKIRNAHIPYAVPAAEDVPRRLTTVLAVLYLVFNEGYLASGPDADPVREDLCAEAIRLTRQVREVVAPLGPQPEVDGLLALMLLIEARRPARLRDGVLVTLDEQDRSRWDRALVEEGHTLVRGCLAVGRPGPYQLQAAVNAVHTDAPAAADTDWSQVVALYDHLMRLAPSPVVALNRAVAVAELDGPEVALAQVDRLGLTSYHAWHATRADLLRRLGRVPDALAAYDEALRTAGNSAERTWLERRRGAVSLGT
- a CDS encoding YciI family protein, with translation MPQYLLSVSHPADFDPSSVAEEDMQRMFAQVGAFNDELRSSGSWVFAGGLMPVSDATCVDATGPEPVVTDGPFVEAKEYLGGFWVIEAADLDAALAIATKGSAACEGKVEVRPFQGE
- a CDS encoding response regulator transcription factor — protein: MIPQLLVVEDDDGIAVPLVRTLEREGYAVERVATGSAGLERASRGDLDLVVLDLGLPDLDGLDVCRQLRSDGFPGGILILTARGGELDRVVGLDVGADDYLGKPFALAELLARTRALLRRAHRVPPADAGEQAVPAAPADGLRVDPQARRVWVEDREVGLTSKEFDLLALLDSERGAVLTRERLMDEVWDENWFGSTKTLDVTMGRLRQKLQESAAPVQIVTVRGVGFRLEAG
- a CDS encoding aspartate kinase produces the protein MGVVVQKYGGSSVADAEGVKRVAQRIVDAKRAGHDVVVVVSAMGDTTDELIDLAQQVSPMPPPRELDMLLTAGERISMALLAMAVGNLGHEARSFTGSQAGVITDSSHGKAKIIDVTPGRIQKALGEGAIAIVAGFQGVSQDTKDITTLGRGGSDTTAVALAAALRADCCEIYTDVDGVFTADPRIVPSAQRREHVSYEEMLEMAACGAKILHLRCVEYARRYDIPIHVRSSFSKLTGTWISNTPPTAPAAPTGESSTMEQAIIAGVAHDRSEAKITVVGVPDKIGEAARIFEALAGAGINLDMIVQNISAAATNLTDISFSLPRADGGTAMTALDRIKEEVGFASLLYDDQIGKVSLIGAGMRSHPGVTAKFFSALAAAGVNIQMISTSEIRISVVVDELQVDDAVRAAHAAFDLDSDQVEAVVYGGTGR
- a CDS encoding GAF domain-containing sensor histidine kinase translates to MQTDPQTADAAIEEYAVLGGPTDEALQSVVELAALVCDVPHAAINLITRDHQHQVAAVGIDPSVCAREDSMCAAVLHEPAPVVTPDARQDSRFATNPFVTGEIGTVRFYASAPLVTPGGEAIGRLCVFDDLPHDLTAQRAHMLAELARRVVDVLELRLRTRQLEQSRDELRRSNELLSLFAGQVSHDLRSPLTAIMANAELLTLEPVVQEDEGVAALADATLAAGRRMAAMIQAILDFTVVGARLDMTDLDLGDLLTDVLTDLDPIVEERRARVSSGELPQVRGDRQQLYAVLLNLVSNAVKFTPATTRPVVEVRAVREDGRWRIEVSDNGRGIPAEQREGLFDLYSRGAGSGGVEGTGIGLATARRAVEAHGGSIGIEDAPGGGTTVWFTVPD
- a CDS encoding DUF5063 domain-containing protein — protein: MGDNLMTEEGRAPLDEELVDFAQTIADQVESFLIAVQAVSRGEEGGSAVPLMLLETSQLLLAGARLGMQVDFELQEEYEPDAGPDPDLDAMRHRLGVLFEDFDAFTVVFDPYAETPEVVPTLLSDELTSIATAIAHGLRHYRSGRVTEALWWWQLSYHVSWGSEAIAVLRALQAVVAHDRLDTDLGSDDDAVIEALEILERD
- a CDS encoding ATP-binding protein — encoded protein: MRRRLVAAFVGLTVLVVALYGIPRAFLLSDLVRIDEQARVDRTADVLALLLDERLADGRGVTADYLDSVAAPGEGLRVSGVPDGPVRTSTVLGDPDGSIQASRPLAGGGRVTVTRSGEAVAEELAEALLPLALLGLLLAALAALASFLLAERLARPFRELAGTARRLGEGRLHPDVPTYDVPEADAIGRALVEAGRRLDLLLAQERRVAVHASHELRTPLTALRLELEDLALGPDVSPAVTQGLHHGVAELDRLSAAVTDLLELADSHRAATEADVDLETLVAEAVARRRAEGVPVAHEPSQPAPTRFDPLPVLQALDLLVEEALAAGAREATVSVSARPTHLELRVSGAARAGDGTGGAPERLTRAGELAATAGGQVARDGTTLVLRLPRRAPLGSRDSAQ